A window from Engraulis encrasicolus isolate BLACKSEA-1 chromosome 11, IST_EnEncr_1.0, whole genome shotgun sequence encodes these proteins:
- the LOC134458690 gene encoding alpha-2B adrenergic receptor produces the protein MGATGGDPNSSLSVLVMNQSDHRSPPYSPVATATMAIGITAMMLFTIFGNILVIIAVLTSRSLRGPQNLFLVSLAAADILVATLIIPFSLANELMGYWYFRTVWCEIYLALDVFFCTSSIAHLCAISLDRYLSVSRPVAYTARRTAARVKAAIVVVWLIAAVISFPPLLSIEKNQEEDEPGSPQCKLNSDRWYILYSTIGSFFAPCLIMILVYVRIYQIAKRHTRCPPGEPRRDVGSSSTTASPQRGVNAGKYSTKEEGGGETDGAVSRPPTLDIGPSSSQCPAQGDASATGPRAATTSQVTQQPMPPLNDHAPPLSSYATSSNAPQQQPEVLSKPKQQRGGKKQAEAYNDDSSSPESDNDTPENHGTNGTPAGCSGPRALAQKCRGLVVTSKGTQLAKVAVKTSGTPNTARRKALVNREKRFTFVLAVVIGVFVVCWFPFFFSYSLKAICPKTCTLPEPLFNFFFWIGYCNSSLNPLIYTIFNKDFRKAFKKILCKDMKNSM, from the exons ATGGGAGCAACTGGAGGGGACCCTAACAGCAGCCTGTCTGTGCTGGTGATGAACCAAAGTGATCACAGATCTCCTCCTTACTCTCCCGTGGCCACGGCAACCATGGCCATCGGCATCACCGCCATGATGCTCTTCACCATATTTGGCAACATCCTGGTCATCATCGCCGTGCTGACCAGCCGCTCCCTGCGCGGCCCCCAGAATCTCTTCCTGGTCTCCTTGGCGGCGGCGGACATCTTGGTGGCCACCCTCATCATCCCTTTCTCATTGGCCAACGAGCTGATGGGCTACTGGTACTTCCGCACGGTGTGGTGCGAGATCTACCTGGCGCTGGACGTCTTCTTCTGCACCTCGTCCATCGCGCACCTATGCGCCATCAGCCTGGACCGCTACCTGTCCGTGTCGCGGCCCGTGGCCTACACGGCGCGCAGGACGGCGGCCCGCGTCAAGGCGGCCATCGTGGTGGTGTGGCTGATCGCCGCCGTCATCTCCTTCCCACCGCTGCTCTCCATCGAGAAGAACCAGGAGGAGGACGAGCCCGGCAGCCCCCAGTGCAAGCTGAACAGCGACCGCTGGTACATCCTCTACTCCACCATCGGCTCCTTCTTCGCGCCCTGCCTCATCATGATCCTGGTGTACGTGCGCATCTACCAGATTGCCAAGCGGCATACCCGCTGCCCGCCGGGCGAGCCCAGGCGGGACgtcggcagcagcagcaccaccgccTCACCACAGCGCGGGGTCAATGCTGGGA AGTACTCCACCAAGGAAGAGGGAGGCGGAGAGACGGACGGGGCCGTGTCTCGACCCCCGACCCTTGACATCGGACCCTCCTCCTCGCAGTGCCCAGCCCAGGGTGATGCCTCGGCCACAGGCCCAAGGGCAGCCACCACCAGCCAGGTGACACAGCAGCCCATGCCTCCCCTGAATGACCATGCCCCCCCACTATCCTCTTATGCCACCTCCTCTAACGCACCGCAACAGCAGCCAGAGGTCCTCTCTAAACCTAAACAGCAGAGGGGTGGAAAGAAGCAAGCCGAGGCTTACAATGACGACAGCTCCAGCCCCGAGTCTGACAATGACACACCAGAGAATCACGGGACCAACGGCACGCCCGCAGGATGTTCTGGTCCCCGAGCTCTGGCACAGAAGTGCAGAGGCCTCGTGGTCACCTCCAAAGGGACACAGCTAGCCAAAGTGGCGGTCAAAACGTCGGGGACTCCCAACACGGCACGGCGCAAGGCGTTGGTGAACAGGGAGAAGCGTTTCACCTTCGTGCTGGCCGTGGTGATTGGTGTGTTTGTCGTTTGCTGGTTCCCATTCTTCTTCTCTTACAGCCTAAAAGCCATTTGCCCCAAAACATGTACCTTGCCAGAGCCCCTGTTTAATTTCTTTTTCTGGATCGGGTACTGTAACAGTTCCCTTAATCCTCTCATTTATACTATATTCAACAAAGATTTTCGTAAGGCCTTCAAGAAGATACTTTGCAAAGACATGAAAAactcaatgtaa